Proteins found in one Scylla paramamosain isolate STU-SP2022 chromosome 44, ASM3559412v1, whole genome shotgun sequence genomic segment:
- the LOC135093971 gene encoding cuticle protein 21-like isoform X2: protein MAAAAVVLAAAAPRPDSPPKYGPPPPHYKEPGMPYDFAYAVKDDYTGNDFGQEESSDGHVTSGSYYVALPDGRVQKVSFTADHEGGYVADVTYEGEATYPAHPAPPAYGPPAPPAYGPPAPYA from the coding sequence atggccgccgccgccgtcgtcctcgccgccgccgcgccGCGCCCCGACAGCCCACCCAAGTACGGCCCACCGCCCCCACACTACAAGGAGCCCGGGATGCCCTACGACTTCGCCTACGCCGTCAAGGACGACTACACCGGCAACGACTTCGGCCAAGAAGAGAGCAGCGACGGACACGTGACCAGCGGGTCGTACTACGTGGCGCTGCCCGACGGCCGCGTGCAGAAGGTGTCCTTCACAGCGGACCACGAGGGCGGCTACGTGGCCGACGTCACCTACGAGGGCGAGGCCACCTACCccgcccaccccgccccgcccgcctATGGGCCCCCCGCTCCTCCTGCCTACGGCCCCCCTGCCCCCTACGCCTAG
- the LOC135093972 gene encoding cuticle protein 19.8-like isoform X2, with product MAAAAVVLAAAAPRPDSPPKYGPPPPHYKEPGMPYDFAYAVKDDYTGNDFGQEESSDGHVTSGSYYVALPDGRVQKVSFTADHEGGYVADVTYEGEATYPAHPAPPAYGPPAPYA from the coding sequence atggccgccgccgccgtcgtcctcgccgccgccgcgccGCGCCCCGACAGCCCACCCAAGTACGGCCCACCGCCCCCACACTACAAGGAGCCCGGGATGCCCTACGACTTCGCCTACGCCGTCAAGGACGACTACACCGGCAACGACTTCGGCCAAGAAGAGAGCAGCGACGGACACGTGACCAGCGGGTCGTACTACGTGGCGCTGCCCGACGGCCGCGTGCAGAAGGTGTCCTTCACAGCGGACCACGAGGGCGGCTACGTGGCCGACGTCACCTACGAGGGCGAGGCCACCTACCccgcccaccccgccccgcccgcctATGGGCCCCCTGCCCCCTACGCCTAG
- the LOC135093972 gene encoding cuticle protein 19.8-like isoform X1: MKTFQVVIMAAAAVVLAAAAPRPDSPPKYGPPPPHYKEPGMPYDFAYAVKDDYTGNDFGQEESSDGHVTSGSYYVALPDGRVQKVSFTADHEGGYVADVTYEGEATYPAHPAPPAYGPPAPYA, from the exons atgaAGACCTTCCAG gttGTGATCatggccgccgccgccgtcgtcctcgccgccgccgcgccGCGCCCCGACAGCCCACCCAAGTACGGCCCACCGCCCCCACACTACAAGGAGCCCGGGATGCCCTACGACTTCGCCTACGCCGTCAAGGACGACTACACCGGCAACGACTTCGGCCAAGAAGAGAGCAGCGACGGACACGTGACCAGCGGGTCGTACTACGTGGCGCTGCCCGACGGCCGCGTGCAGAAGGTGTCCTTCACAGCGGACCACGAGGGCGGCTACGTGGCCGACGTCACCTACGAGGGCGAGGCCACCTACCccgcccaccccgccccgcccgcctATGGGCCCCCTGCCCCCTACGCCTAG
- the LOC135094041 gene encoding cuticle protein 19.8-like, translated as MKTFQVVIMAVAAVALAAAAPRPDSPPQYGPPPPHYKEPGMPYDFAYAVKDDYTGNDFGQQESSDGHVTSGSYYVALPDGRVQKVSFTADHEGGYVADVTYEGEATYPAHPAPPAYGPPAPYA; from the exons atgaAGACCTTCCAG gttGTGATCATGGCCGTCGCCGCCGTcgccctcgccgccgccgcgccGCGCCCCGACAGCCCACCCCAGTACGGCCCACCGCCCCCACACTACAAGGAGCCCGGGATGCCCTACGACTTCGCCTACGCCGTCAAGGACGACTACACCGGCAACGACTTCGGCCAACAAGAGAGCAGCGACGGACACGTGACCAGCGGGTCGTACTACGTGGCGCTGCCCGACGGCCGCGTGCAGAAGGTGTCCTTCACAGCGGACCACGAGGGCGGCTACGTGGCCGACGTCACCTACGAGGGCGAGGCCACCTACCCCGCCCACCCCGCTCCGCCCGCCTATGGGCCCCCTGCCCCTTACGCCTAG
- the LOC135093854 gene encoding cuticle protein 18.6-like, with product MKTFQVVIMAAAAVALAAAAPRPDSPPQYGPPPPHYKEPGMPYDFAYAVKDDYTGNDFGQEESSDGHVTSGSYYVALPDGRVQKVSFTADHEGGYVADVTYEGEATYPAHPAPPAYGPPAPYA from the exons atgaAGACCTTCCAG gttGTGATCatggccgccgccgccgtcgccctcgccgccgccgcgccGCGCCCCGACAGCCCACCCCAGTACGGCCCACCGCCCCCACACTACAAGGAGCCCGGGATGCCCTACGACTTCGCCTACGCCGTCAAGGACGACTACACCGGCAACGACTTCGGCCAAGAAGAGAGCAGCGACGGACACGTGACCAGCGGGTCGTACTACGTGGCGCTGCCCGACGGCCGCGTGCAGAAGGTGTCCTTCACAGCGGACCACGAGGGCGGCTACGTGGCCGACGTCACCTACGAGGGCGAGGCCACCTACCccgcccaccccgccccgcccgcctATGGGCCCCCTGCCCCCTACGCCTAG
- the LOC135093912 gene encoding cuticle protein 18.6-like, whose product MMYAKVVIMAAAAVALAAAAPRPDSPPKYGPPPPHYKEPGMPYDFAYAVKDDYTGNDFGQEESSDGHVTSGSYYVALPDGRVQKVSFTADHEGGYVADVTYEGEATYPAHPAPPAYGPPAPYA is encoded by the exons ATGATGTACGCTAAG gttGTGATCatggccgccgccgccgtcgccctcgccgccgccgcgccGCGCCCCGACAGTCCACCCAAGTACGGCCCACCGCCCCCACACTACAAGGAGCCCGGGATGCCCTACGACTTCGCCTACGCCGTCAAGGACGACTACACCGGCAACGACTTCGGCCAAGAAGAGAGCAGCGACGGACACGTGACCAGCGGGTCGTACTACGTGGCGCTGCCCGACGGCCGCGTGCAGAAGGTGTCCTTCACAGCGGACCACGAGGGCGGCTACGTGGCCGACGTCACCTACGAGGGCGAGGCCACCTACCCCGCCCACCCCGCTCCGCCCGCCTATGGGCCCCCTGCCCCCTACGCCTAG
- the LOC135093971 gene encoding cuticle protein 21-like isoform X1 codes for MKTFQVVIMAAAAVVLAAAAPRPDSPPKYGPPPPHYKEPGMPYDFAYAVKDDYTGNDFGQEESSDGHVTSGSYYVALPDGRVQKVSFTADHEGGYVADVTYEGEATYPAHPAPPAYGPPAPPAYGPPAPYA; via the exons atgaAGACCTTCCAG gttGTGATCatggccgccgccgccgtcgtcctcgccgccgccgcgccGCGCCCCGACAGCCCACCCAAGTACGGCCCACCGCCCCCACACTACAAGGAGCCCGGGATGCCCTACGACTTCGCCTACGCCGTCAAGGACGACTACACCGGCAACGACTTCGGCCAAGAAGAGAGCAGCGACGGACACGTGACCAGCGGGTCGTACTACGTGGCGCTGCCCGACGGCCGCGTGCAGAAGGTGTCCTTCACAGCGGACCACGAGGGCGGCTACGTGGCCGACGTCACCTACGAGGGCGAGGCCACCTACCccgcccaccccgccccgcccgcctATGGGCCCCCCGCTCCTCCTGCCTACGGCCCCCCTGCCCCCTACGCCTAG